A window of the Elgaria multicarinata webbii isolate HBS135686 ecotype San Diego chromosome 22, rElgMul1.1.pri, whole genome shotgun sequence genome harbors these coding sequences:
- the ZSWIM7 gene encoding zinc finger SWIM domain-containing protein 7 isoform X3, translated as MTYRFGLKFVFGASAVPALDLVDRRSVTRITSPSGRTVYQVVGSSGKLYTCYASCHFCTCPAFVFSVLRKDDNLVCKHLLAVYLSRAVGACQELTVPDRQLTRLLVPEMEWRG; from the exons ATGACGTACAGATTTGG GCTTAAATTCGTCTTCGGTGCTTCTGCCGTCCCTGCGCTGGACCTCGTCGATCGCCGGTCGGTCACACGGATCACGTCCCCTAGTGGGAGGACGGTGTACCAG GTGGTCGGCAGCTCAGGCAAACTCTACACCTGCTACGCCTCCTGCCACTTTTGTACTTGCCCGGCCTTCGTGTTTTCGGTCCTGCGGAAAGACGACAACTTGGTG TGTAAGCACCTCCTGGCCGTCTACCTAAGCCGGGCCGTCGGGGCCTGCCAGGAACTCACGGTCCCAGACAGGCAGTTGACGCGACTCTTGGTGCCGGAGATGGAGTGGAGAGGTTGA
- the ZSWIM7 gene encoding zinc finger SWIM domain-containing protein 7 isoform X2 yields the protein MKDKYKKSHIQVGDRVRLKFVFGASAVPALDLVDRRSVTRITSPSGRTVYQVVGSSGKLYTCYASCHFCTCPAFVFSVLRKDDNLVCKHLLAVYLSRAVGACQELTVPDRQLTRLLVPEMEWRG from the exons ATGAAGGATAAATATAAGAAAAGCCACATTCAGGTTGGAGATAGGGTCAG GCTTAAATTCGTCTTCGGTGCTTCTGCCGTCCCTGCGCTGGACCTCGTCGATCGCCGGTCGGTCACACGGATCACGTCCCCTAGTGGGAGGACGGTGTACCAG GTGGTCGGCAGCTCAGGCAAACTCTACACCTGCTACGCCTCCTGCCACTTTTGTACTTGCCCGGCCTTCGTGTTTTCGGTCCTGCGGAAAGACGACAACTTGGTG TGTAAGCACCTCCTGGCCGTCTACCTAAGCCGGGCCGTCGGGGCCTGCCAGGAACTCACGGTCCCAGACAGGCAGTTGACGCGACTCTTGGTGCCGGAGATGGAGTGGAGAGGTTGA
- the ZSWIM7 gene encoding zinc finger SWIM domain-containing protein 7 isoform X1: protein MNATLPAVAEELLKEIDRAFRETSRVPDDLLLALKFVFGASAVPALDLVDRRSVTRITSPSGRTVYQVVGSSGKLYTCYASCHFCTCPAFVFSVLRKDDNLVCKHLLAVYLSRAVGACQELTVPDRQLTRLLVPEMEWRG from the exons ATGAATGCCACCCTGCCTGCCGTCGCAGAAGAACTCTTGAAAGAGATAGACAGAGCTTTTCGTGAGACATCCCGTG TCCCAGACGATCTCCTCTTGGC GCTTAAATTCGTCTTCGGTGCTTCTGCCGTCCCTGCGCTGGACCTCGTCGATCGCCGGTCGGTCACACGGATCACGTCCCCTAGTGGGAGGACGGTGTACCAG GTGGTCGGCAGCTCAGGCAAACTCTACACCTGCTACGCCTCCTGCCACTTTTGTACTTGCCCGGCCTTCGTGTTTTCGGTCCTGCGGAAAGACGACAACTTGGTG TGTAAGCACCTCCTGGCCGTCTACCTAAGCCGGGCCGTCGGGGCCTGCCAGGAACTCACGGTCCCAGACAGGCAGTTGACGCGACTCTTGGTGCCGGAGATGGAGTGGAGAGGTTGA